From one Misgurnus anguillicaudatus chromosome 2, ASM2758022v2, whole genome shotgun sequence genomic stretch:
- the afg3l2 gene encoding mitochondrial inner membrane m-AAA protease component AFG3L2 gives MAHRYLHLSRGCRNLLHALLPNVRSTNRVQSVTGVGEILDRRSLLSQVLGTYRRLSSKPPKGFEKYFPNSKNGDPKNSEPKSSNGEVKEAKPSNAQKSTSGGGGGGGKRGGRKDESTWYSRLQKGDVPWDDKEFRMYFFCAAAFWTAVTYYFFFRDGGREVTWKDFVNGYLAKGVVDRLEVINKRYVKVIFTPGKTPVDGQYVWFNIGSVDTFERNLETAQLEMGIEGENRLPVVYSTESDGSFLLSMFPTILIIGFLLFMLRRGPAGAGRPGRGMGGLFSVSETTAKVLRDEIDVKFKDVAGCEEAKLEIMEFVNFLKNPKQYQDLGAKIPKGAILTGPPGTGKTLLAKATAGEANVPFITVNGSEFLEMFVGVGPARVRDLFVLARKNAPCILFIDEIDAVGRKRGRGNFGGQSEQENTLNQLLVEMDGFNTATNVVVLAGTNRPDILDPALMRPGRFDRQIYIGPPDIKGRASIFKVHLRPLKLDAELDKEALARKMAALTPGFSGADIANVCNEAALIAARHLSDAINPKHFEQAIERVIGGLEKKTQVLQPEEKKTVAYHEAGHAVAGWFLEHADPLLKVSIIPRGKGLGYAQYLPKEQYLYTKEQLLDRMCMTLGGRVSEEIFFGRITTGAQDDLKKVTQSAYAQIVQFGMNEKVGQVSFDLPRQGEMVLEKPYSEATARLIDTEVRVLITMAYERTKELLKEKKPDVEKVALRLLEKEVLDKNDMVELLGRRPFAEKSTYEEFVEGTGGMDEDTSLPEGLKDWNRERGSEKEDTTEEQVARQISGGMPF, from the exons ATGGCACACCGATATCTGCATCTGTCAAGAGGCTGCAGGAATCTTCTCCACGCTCTGCTGCCAAATGTCAGATCAACAAACCGTGTGCAGTCG gtTACAGGTGTTGGAGAAATCCTAGACAGACGATCTTTACTTTCTCAGGTCTTGGGCACATATAGAAGATTAAGTTCTAAACCTCCCAAAG GATTTGAAAAATACTTTCCAAATAGTAAGAATGGTGATCCAAAAAACAGTGAGCCCAAGTCCTCCAATGGTGAAGTTAAAG AGGCCAAACCAAGTAATGCTCAGAAATCCACTAGTGGAggtggaggaggaggaggaaaaAGAGGGGGACGAAAGGATGAATCCACCTGGTACAGTCGTCTTCAAAAG GGGGATGTCCCATGGGATGATAAAGAGTTTCGTATGTATTTCTTTTGTGCTGCCGCCTTCTGGACAGCTGTCACGTATTATTTCTTCTTTCGGGATGGTGGAAGAGAAGTTACCTGGAAAGACTTTGTAAATGGTTACCTTGCTAAAGGAGTG GTTGACAGGTTGGAGGTCATAAATAAGCGATATGTGAAAGTCATTTTTACCCCTGGTAAAACTCCAGTTGATGGG cAATATGTGTGGTTCAACATTGGCAGCGTGGACACATTCGAGCGTAACTTGGAGACTGCTCAGTTAGAGATGGGTATTGAAGGAGAGAATAGACTCCCAGTGGTGTATTCCACAGAAAGTGATGG GTCCTTCCTCCTTAGCATGTTTCCCACCATACTCATCATTGGGTTCCTGCTGTTCATGCTAAGGAGAGGGCCAGCAGGCGCAGGCCGGCCGGGTAGAGGAATGGGTGGTCTCTTTAGTGTCAGTGAGACCACCGCCAAAGTCCTACGTGATGAGATTGATGTCAAGTTCAAAGACGTGGCAGGCTGTGAGGAAGCAAAGTTGGAGATCATGGAGTTTGTCAACTTTCTTAAAAACCCCAAGCAGTACCAGGATTTGGGTGCCAAGATTCCAAAA GGGGCTATTCTGACAGGACCTCCAGGTACAGGAAAGACTTTACTAGCCAAAGCCACTGCCGGCGAGGCAAACGTTCCTTTCATCACAGTCAATGGTTCGGAATTCTTAGAGATGTTTGTGGGAGTTGGGCCAGCCAGG gtcCGGGATCTCTTCGTGTTGGCCCGGAAGAATGCTCCATGCATTCTCTTTATAGATGAGATCGATGCGGTAGGACGAAAAAGAGGAAGAGGCAACTTCGGTGGCCAAAGTGAACAAGAGAACACACTCAACCAGTTACTAGTTGAGATGGATG GATTTAACACTGCCACCAATGTTGTGGTGCTAGCAGGCACCAATAGACCAGACATTCTAGATCCGGCTCTCATGAGGCCTGGTCGCTTTGATAGACAGATATACATCG GGCCACCAGATATCAAAGGCAGGGCCTCTATATTCAAAGTACATCTGAGGCCACTAAAGCTGGATGCAGAGTTGGACAAAGAAGCACTGGCAAGGAAAATGGCCGCCCTAACACCTGGTTTTTCTG GTGCAGACATTGCTAACGTGTGCAATGAGGCTGCGCTTATCGCAGCCCGCCACCTTTCCGACGCCATCAACCCAAAACACTTCGAACAGGCCATCGAACGAGTAATCGGAG GTCTTGAGAAGAAGACGCAGGTGCTTCAACCAGAAGAGAAGAAAACAGTGGCTTACCATGAGGCCGGTCATGCGGTAGCTGGCTGGTTCCTCGAGCACGCTGACCCCCTGCTTAAG GTATCCATCATTCCACGTGGGAAGGGGTTGGGCTACGCTCAGTATTTGCCTAAAGAGCAGTATCTGTACACCAAAGAGCAGCTGTTGGACAGGATGTGTATGACACTTGGTGGGCGTGTCTCAGAGGAGATCTTTTTTGGCCGCATAACCACCGGAGCACAGGACGACCTAAAGAAGGTGACACAGAGTGCCTACGCGCAG ATTGTACAGTTTGGCATGAATGAAAAGGTGGGGCAGGTGTCATTCGACCTGCCACGTCAAGGAGAGATGGTTCTGGAGAAGCCCTACAGCGAGGCAACAGCTCGCCTCATCGACACTGAGGTCAGGGTCCTCATCACCATGGCTTATGAACGCACAAAAGAGTTGCTCAAGGAGAAGAAGCCCGATGTGGAGAAG GTGGCACTGCGTCTGCTGGAGAAAGAGGTGCTGGATAAGAACGACATGGTGGAGTTGCTAGGCCGAAGGCCGTTTGCTGAAAAGTCTACTTATGAAGAGTTTGTCGAAGGTACGGGGGGCATGGACGAAGACACCTCACTTCCTGAGGGTCTGAAAGACTGGAACAGGGAGCGGGGCAGCGAAAAGGAGGATACTACGGAGGAACAGGTGGCTCGGCAGATCAGTGGTGGTATGCCCTTCTAA
- the inhbab gene encoding inhibin subunit beta Ab, protein MSSFTLVTGVLLLSGCLSGGCSPTPAETLVPGVEGLAADSQGAQQTDDPTTLCPSCALAQRQKDSQEETSMVEAVKRHILGMLHLNSRPNITHPVPRAALLNAIRKLHVGRVGEDGTVDMEDDGMGLGEQTEEQPFEIITFAEPGDAPDIMNFDISKESSPLSLVEQANVWLFLKVAKGNQRKGKVSIKLLQHGKANHSSSTGPQEVVVSEKMVDTRRSGWHTLPVPGAVQTLLDRDGSSLSLRISCPTCAEAGAAPILVPAKGSKVREREQSHRPFLMVILKPSEEHQHRRNKRGLECDGKIRVCCKRQFYVNFKDIGWSDWIIAPSGYHANYCEGDCPSHVASITGSALSFHSTVINHYRMRGYSPFNNIKSCCVPTRLRAMSMLYYNEEQKIIKKDIQNMVVDECGCS, encoded by the exons ATGTCCTCGTTCACTCTCGTGACGGGGGTGCTGCTGCTCTCCGGCTGCCTATCGGGTGGCTGCTCACCCACGCCCGCCGAGACCCTTGTACCTGGTGTAGAAGGTCTGGCAGCTGACTCTCAGGGAGCACAGCAGACGGACGATCCCACGACCCTCTGCCCGTCTTGCGCTCTTGCACAGAGACAGAAAGACTCGCAGGAGGAGACCAGCATGGTCGAGGCGGTCAAGAGGCACATCCTCGGCATGCTGCATCTAAACTCCCGGCCCAACATCACGCACCCGGTGCCCAGAGCCGCGCTGCTCAACGCCATCCGAAAGCTGCACGTGGGGCGGGTGGGTGAAGATGGCACGGTGGATATGGAGGACGATGGAATGGGGCTCGGAGAGCAAACCGAAGAGCAACCCTTTGAGATCATCACCTTTGCAGAACCAG GTGATGCACCTGACATCATGAACTTTGACATCTCCAAGGAGAGCAGCCCTCTATCTTTGGTGGAGCAGGCCAACGTTTGGCTGTTTCTTAAGGTTGCAAAAGGCAACCAAAGGAAAGGAAAGGTGTCCATCAAGCTACTGCAGCATGGGAAAGCCAATCACAGCTCATCTACAGGACCCCAGGAAGTGGTGGTTTCCGAAAAGATGGTGGACACGCGACGCAGCGGCTGGCACACTTTACCCGTGCCCGGCGCGGTGCAAACCCTGCTGGACAGGGATGGCAGCTCGCTCAGCCTGCGCATTTCCTGTCCAACGTGTGCCGAAGCCGGTGCCGCGCCCATTCTGGTGCCGGCAAAAGGTAGCAAGGTCAGGGAGAGAGAGCAATCGCACCGACCCTTCCTCATGGTCATCCTCAAGCCATCTGAAGAACATCAGCACCGACGCAACAAGCGTGGCCTGGAGTGCGACGGCAAAATCCGTGTCTGCTGTAAACGGCAGTTTTACGTTAACTTCAAGGACATCGGGTGGAGTGATTGGATAATCGCCCCATCCGGATATCATGCTAACTACTGTGAGGGTGACTGTCCCAGCCATGTGGCCAGCATCACAGGCTCGGCCCTCTCCTTTCATTCCACCGTCATTAATCACTATCGAATGCGTGGCTACAGCCCCTTTAACAACATCAAGTCCTGCTGCGTGCCCACGCGCCTACGGGCCATGTCCATGCTCTACTACAACGAGGAGCAGAAGATTATAAAGAAAGACATCCAGAACATGGTAGTGGATGAGTGCGGTTGCTCGTAA